gGATATATTAGAATCAGATGTTGGTTTCTGGGAAATATGTCTTCTCTTTGGGTCTTTAGGTGTTTACTTGTTGAGCATATTAGATCAAAAAGTAAATGGATTTACATTATTTATTACACACGCATAACTGTTTTTATATGTGCCTGACTTAACTCTTTAGTCAAGATGTATACATACTTCATTTAGAATGGGGAAAAATTTAATTAATCACTCGACGAGTTGGCTAACAACTAGACCTGCCAAAACTAATATTTAGCAGGAATATTAAGTATGTGTAAATACCTTGCTGTGGGCCTGGTGGCTGCCTCTCTGTGCCAAGTGTCAGGAGAGTCTTGTGCCATGACTGCTCCCTCCCCCAAAGTGTTGTTGATAATAGCCGCTAATGGTATCCTAGTCACAATTAATTCAATTTAACACGTATAGCTTACCAGTAAGCTTCTTGAGAGTATCTGTACCACTGTTGTAATGCTTTCTGTATGTGTAATAGTTGCTGCAAGTGATTATTTGATAATTAAAACCATAACAGTAATCAAGCATCTTGTTGGTTCACATTATGTCTACGTTGTAGCATCAATAATAAAAACTGTAATTCTTACCTTGAAATATTGTCTTGAGAGTTGAGCCCTTTTAGCCATGCTATCGTCTGCAATGAGTAATTTATGCTAACATTAGAAATAAGTTGCGTTCTGCCTATTGTTCGTGCCAACCAGAAGCTTATTATTTGTAGCTCcatggagttggagaagttatAGTCACATTTGCCAGCAGGGCTGTTGTCTTTTGGTGTGAGATTGGCATGCTGAACTCCTGTGCGTGGTAACTAGTAGGAAGTACTGGACGGGTAATTACTGACCTCGGAAGCTGTGGCCAGGATTAAAATAATTAGTTCTTCTTGCTCAATTCGGCTCAGAGTTTGAAGATGTcagttttaaaatgttccttCAGAAAGTGTATTTTTACCCCTGTGACtaaattagaaaaaaaattcATTTAGAAAAACCCAACTTTCCTATTTTAACTTGTAATTTCCTTTAGGTTGGCCAATGGCCAGGTCTCTTCGTCCTATCGTTGAATGTAACATTGTTGTCGTTTTATTCTTGTCGCTTTTTTCATAGTTAGGCCAGCTTGCTCAGACATAACAGTAGACGTGTGTATACATAAGAGTCAATCATAAGTGAGCAGTGACGTTGAATGCCCCTCTGCTCTGCGATATTCTTCTTGACATCTGTGGTCCTTTGTGGATATACAGAGAAATGGGCAACTGGCTGCATTTGTATTCTGtcctcgcgttaggggcgttctGAGCTGTTGATAGGAGAAGGGTCTTATGGTTTCCATTAAATGTCTACTTCTACTTTGAAACTAGTTTTAAGTTATGAATTAAAATCCCTTCCACGAATCCCTTCCACCATGTGTCATCAAGGCCACGCTCTGGAGATttcaaataattatattatttacaattAAGGAGGACTTTGTTATAAAGACATtattcaaattatttattttatttattataacatGATTTATAGGTAATCATTTTTGAGTAGTATAAGCTTGAACACGAAAACCTCCCCTGATAGATTGGTGACCAGTGTATGCTAAGGTATAGACACGGTAATCAGACACATCTATAACCTAGCTAACTATCAGCTCGGCTGTTCAGCGTCTGTCAAACTGCCAAGGGGAGGGGCTTGAGGAAGTTGTCTGGTGCATTTCACCCTAAACcgattgtgtctgtgtttatgaaaggtgtttagtgtgtgtgtgtgtgtgtgtgtgtgtgtgtgtgtgtgtgtgtgtgtgtgtgtgtgtgtgtgtgtgtgtgtgtgtgtgtgtgtgtgtgtgtgtgtgtgtgtgtgtgtgtgtgtgtgtgtgtaggtgcatgtgtgtctgggtATTGAACAGGTTGTGGATTTCATCTCTAAATAACACCCACTTCTAAAAACAGGAACAcgcgccagccccccccctgacccaaaCGTAAACGGAGGACTCGCGTGACGGAGGATCTGTAATTATCGTAATGGGACGTGGTTTCACCAACGTGTAATTGGGCCCTGGGCCCTGGAGCGCTTGTTTATGTTCTTTGGGAATTTGTCAAacacctttctttttttcttctttaagaGACACTCCAATCAAATGATCTGGTTCTATAGTTATGACCTTACGGCTGCAAAAAACACAACCCTGGCAATTCAGTTAACGCGTTCTTATCGGAGCGCTTGTCTTCCAAAACTCACAATATCTTCTGGATCCCCTGGTGTAACGTGAGCACTACTGGAATGGCCCAATCTGATCCTAAATCCTGGACTGGGCTCCCGCTCTCCCGGCCCAGGTTAATCTGATAAGAGGAGGGGGATTTGTACTCCCTGGTTCCCATGGTTCTCAGTCAGGTTCTATCTCTCAAGCAAATCAAAGGGAAACTCTGACTCCCTCCAGAGCTCTGGAACCGAGATGACggcttttctcttttctctgaCTCTGATCCAATTGGAAGGCGGAGAGTTTACACTCAACCCttttgacattgtgtgtgtgtgtgtgtgtgtgtgtgtgtgtgtgtgtgtgtgtgtgtgtgtgtgtgtgtgtgtgtgtgtgtgtgtgtgtgtgtgtgtgtgtgtgtgtgtgtgtgtgtgtgtgtgtgtgtgtgtgtgttgcaggcaaATAAAGGGCAACTGTGCCGAGTCGTTCACGGAGTACTGGACCTGTCTGGACTACTCCAACATCGCTGAGCTGCGCCGCTGCCGCGCGGAGCAGAAGAGCTTCGACGGCTGCGTCCTGGACAAGCTTGGCTGGCAGAGACCCGACCTCGGGGAGCTGTCCAAGGTGAGCCAATCGTTAAGCACCGGGAGGGGACAGAGtgatctgtgattggctggttaGAGAGAAGAATGTCCTATAGAGTAGGGATtaaggagaaagagacagaggactGGTAGTGTGTTTTTTGCTGGGGGTTATGAATGCATAAGAAGGGCTGAAGCTGCTGAAAGGGAGAAGAGGGCGTAGAACAGAGTGGCATTATGCTAACACTGGCGACTAGACGAGTAAGAAATGAGAATTGCTGCATTTTGTTGTGTGGACTTAATTGTGTGTTTTCATCAGACATACAATTAAGCGTCATGGTATCATCATCCATAATCTGATATTTTTGGATATAATCtatcaaataaatacacaagcTCTATACGACCATGTTCAAGAGTTGTTCCTTGAAGCAAGGCCAGGTTGCCCACAGCACACATCATTGATCCACCTCTCACGGTTTCCCTCCAGGTGACCAAGGTGAACACCAGTCGTCCTATCCCAGACAACCCCTACCACTCCCGGCCCCGCCCCGAGCCCAACCAGGCCATCGAGGGCAAGCTGGAGCCCGCCAAGCACGGCAGCAAGATGTTCTTCTGGAGCTGGTGAGGGAGGGCCGGAGCCACGGGCTCTGGCGCGACCTCTCTGGGCATCGGACCCTCAGACGGTCCGAGACAAGGGAGGCTCACACCAGATCGTACCGGGGCACCAACCTGGTTCTTCTGGCGTTGTCAAACACGTCTTTTTTGACTCAAAGAATAGTTCTGTGAACAAGGCTTGCCTCTCTTATCCTTCCTCATGCCCTTATGTATATGTAACGAGTGGACAAACAACGACACACTGTGTTATGGTTTGTGTTGGGAAAAACTATAATAAAAGTCTAATTTAAAACTCTTTTGTTTTTGGAATTGGTCCAATGTCTGCTTCTCTACAATTTTCATACACTTCTATAAAAACATATAAGGCTCATACGGACGTCATGAGGTGTGGCGTGACCGACGTCAGCGTGACGGGTCTCCGCTTTGGCAACACCTTGTTTACACGCCTGTGTTTTGTCAGAGCGCGTATTATTGTCACGCtgatacgggggggggggtcggaggtcagggTCATTACCTACGGCCAGAGGCTAGCGGCTTCTGCTTCCTCCTTTTCTCCCCACTGGCTTCCTGTCTTTGACTCGCGTCCAGAAGAGGAGTCATGTTGAAGATACGCAGGGCCTTTAGTGTGCTGCCAACGCGTGTCGGTGGGTgtgcctgtacacacacacacccacacacacacgtccaccacTGACCCGGGTTTGAAGAGCGGAAGTCTATGTCAAGACGTGCCGTCCTGCGGAACAACGCTGGCTGTGCCATTGAATAAAACTATTTTGATAAAGGCCAAGATTAAACGCCAGTGTACTAAAAATATTTTATAGTTCATTGTGCATACCCATAAAATTAATTGAGGTCGTCTTTCGACACTGCACTAGTCCGGCCACTTCGGATTagcttgttttgttgtgtggttTGACTTTGTGTTCCGTCTCCAGCCCTAAGCATGCTGGGTATTTAACCTCTGTCAGGTGGTTGATTCCTATTGGGACCAATAGGCTCGCGCTCACAGTTTGACAGCTAAGACACATGAGCACAACAAGTGGTGACACAAGGGTGTTGCTCAATCATACGATGGAAGGAGGTCTCTTGTCCAtcacagaaatatatattttgatgaATTTTTTTTCATACACTGTCCGTCGGGAACCTTTGGGCTTCATGAGGAATGTCAACACTCAACAGTGAAAATCGAATACGTGTATCGCTCGCTcacttgctttctctctccccccttcgcGGTGTCCATGTCTGTATGTTTTATGTGAGTCTTCTGAAAAAGGCCCCAATGTATCCTAGGAGGAGGTGTGCTCTGGACCTGTGGCCTATGAGAGACTCGCTTCAAACccgtccagagagagagagagagagagagagagaaggtacaAGTAGATAACATACAAGTAAAACAATAAACTGGATTTTTTTCTGGTCTGCTGGTTTCTAATTTTTCAGTAAACAGCAAGCTGACAGTTATCTCCTCCCACTTTAATCTgctaaaatgtgttttgtctgctaaaaaaaaataatatactgaAATATAAATGATCCTTTATAGATACAAGGCTTAGTTTGACCCTATTGGAGGCACCTTGCTCTCTTCACCCTGGGTCACGACCTTAGAAGGACCAACTAAAACTTTCTGTGCCTCTCCCTCCATTATGTCCCAATAAATCCGCTGTATCCTCTGTACCTTATGAACAAGTTACCATATTTCTTAGGCGTGTCTTATAACTTATTCTCTAACCAAACATGAATAAAACAGAAAAAGCGTTGGCCCAAGGTGAGGGAAAGTGAGGTGTgaaggaggcagggggagaaaaCTGGAGGCAAACAAAcacgagaaagaaagaaaaataagcaGCAGAATAGCTGCAGGCAGGGGTCGGGAGGCAAGATGGCCGACACACCGGGGTGAATCAGACTCATTATGTATATTGAAGGAAAAAAGGTGGCTCGGAATACAAAGCAGACGTCCAGACGGACCcggagggcgggggggtggaggagggcctgGTGGTGGCGGAGCCCCGAGGCTCGTGGCAGCGCCTCCATCTCAGGAAGCAGAAGGTCATCGTTGTTTGACTCCGAAGCACCGCAGGAAACGGTCTCTGGCACAGGAAAGAAATACAATACTGGACTCTAAGAGTCGCGGCCCACCGGGGCGGTCCGCCACCGTGCTGGCACTCACTCGGACCCCTCGGACCGCTGAGATCGCGGCGGCAGAACCGCCAGCCGCGGTTCCGTCATGTTGATCAGActttgtgcgtctgtttgttCAATTGTGACTCGTTGTTACTGGTGATGAGTCTTTCctgtgtagcctgctcaatGACAGAACAgctgttgaatgttacattcagTAGTACTTTAAAGTAGTTTGGGATATAAAAACATTCAATATTGAGTAATCCTGAATATTCTTGAAGGTTTTAAATGATCTTTCGCTTCTacagttatatattactaattaAATCCTCAATAAgaataaatgaattcatttttttGATAACCCGATATCAATTCTTGAGAATTGAACTTTCAAATGATAAACTCACTCTTCATTTTCTCTATTCACTCAAATACATCCTATAAAGGTGACAaccacacgcacatagacacacacacacagacacacacacacacacacacacacacacacacacacacacacacacacacacacacacacacacacacacacacacacacacataaacaatcaTTATTTTTGCAAAAGGTTACACAGCAACACCCCTACACCCCACCACGCACACACGAGTGTTCGGTGTGCAGTGTGTGCGCTGTGTAGTGTGTGCTGTGTATCGATGCCATTAGGAGGTCCACAACAACATGTGGGTGCACTTGATTTGACAGCCTCTGAGAGGTGGGGGTGTGCTTGATTTGTTTACGTTGGTTTCCTTGCTCTCATGAGGCTCTGTGATCTGAGAGCTGCATGTCGTTGAGTGCTTCTCTTCAtgtctcctctcatcccctcagacacacagacacacacacacacacacgctttgaaCTGCAGCCATGCTGGTTGTAGGGGctagaacccacacacacacacacatacacaggcacacacaagtacacacacgcatgcaggggtgcatgcacgcacacacacacacacacacacacacacacacacacacacacacacacacacacacacacacacacacacacacacacacacacacacccacacacacacgcacacgtacatatgcacacagttacatgcatgcacgcattcgcacacacctacactcacgcacgcacacacacacacacacacacacacacacacacacacacacacacacacacacacacacacacacacacacacacacacacacatatacacacacacacacacacacacacacacacacacacacacacacacacacacacacacacacacacacacacacacacacacacacacacacacacacacacacacacatatgcatgcaggCACAATCACGCACGTATGccgacatgcaaacacacacacacacacactgatacacacaccgGCCCACGCCATATCACCTGATGTTGTATGTTAAGCTTTTATTGCTGCAGAATATTCTCAATTAATTTCTGATGTCACCCAAGGTCAACAGCGCCCGGTAGTTAGAGATAGCATGTATTTATTTCACATCGAAGTGATGTTTGAAGGCTTGGGAAAGCTTTGGTTGTTTTCATCAACTCTGTTTATAACAAAACCGCGATCCCCAACTGCCGGCAACTGTGGAGCGGCAGTAAAGCGAGAGGGAAAAGATCCTTCTAAATGACACCTCATTACCCAACAatagcacagacacacacaaacacaatgcatgccgatacatgcacgcacagacacacacacacacacacacacacacacacacacacacacacacacacacacacacacacacacacacacacacacacacacacacacacacacacacacacacacacacatacacacacatgcacacatcctaGACACCGTCACAGTGCACTGTGGCTGGTGAGAGAGTGATGATGCGCTTCACAGCAGAACAGTTTTTGTGCTGCTGTTTTCTCAAGGCCTGTAAACGCCTCGCTTAAACCAACACCTTGCGGCCTCTCCTGAAGGCCAGCCCCCGCGGTGCACAGCCGGCAGAAGGCTACAAGACACAGCAGGAGTACTTTGGCTCGATAGCATCCTAGTAAATCAAAgctacagacacacgcacgcacacacacacacacacacacagcgcagggACACACTGTCAAATGTATGCATGGTCAGCTGTGAAAAGGCACCAGG
The nucleotide sequence above comes from Gadus chalcogrammus isolate NIFS_2021 chromosome 4, NIFS_Gcha_1.0, whole genome shotgun sequence. Encoded proteins:
- the ndufa8 gene encoding NADH dehydrogenase [ubiquinone] 1 alpha subcomplex subunit 8, which produces MPTKVDLPTLDELSVDEVNVSSAVLKAAAHHFGSQCDAPNKEFMLCRWEEKDPRKCLEEGRKVNACALNFFRQIKGNCAESFTEYWTCLDYSNIAELRRCRAEQKSFDGCVLDKLGWQRPDLGELSKVTKVNTSRPIPDNPYHSRPRPEPNQAIEGKLEPAKHGSKMFFWSW